TCGTCGACCGCGGCGAACTGACCGAACGGCAGCGGGAGGTCCTGGAGACGGCGCACGAGATGGGCTACTTCGAGCACCCGAAGCGGGCGAACGCCGGCGACGTCGCCGCGGAACTCGGCGTCGACGACTCGACGTTCGTCGAGCACCTCTCGGCCGCGCAGGGGAAGCTCCTCTCGTCGATCCTCCCGTAGTCGATCGGGTGTCGTCGCAGCGGCCAGCGGAACCACGGACGCGACGACAACCGCTAAGTGGCCCGCGGTCGCGCGGTGAGGTATGCTCGACGAGTTGCTCGGTCGCGCGGAGCTCAAAGCGCGGATCGAGGAACTGGAGGAGGAGAAGCGTCACCTCGAACGCCGGGCGGCGGCCGAAGAGGAGCGTCGGTCGGAGGCCGCTCGCGAGCGCCAGGAGGCCGAAGCGGAGGTCAACCGACTCGAAGACAAGATCGAGGGGCTCGAAGAGCGGGTCGAGCGGCTCTCCGAAACCGACGACGTCGACGTCGCGTTCCGCGGGACCGAGCAACTGCGCGGAGACCGCCGCGACGAGGTCCTCTCCCGGCTGTCGTCGTTCGAAACGGAGCCCGAGGGTGCGCTGACGGCGATGGTCCACGAGGAGGTCCCCGACGCCGTCGCCGAGGCGCTGGGCGAGCGGTCGGCGCTCGTCCGCCGGGCCGCCCCGTGTCTGGTCTGCGTCGACGACGCCGGTCTCGTCGCCGCCGCGTTAGACCCGCCGACGCCCCCCGCGCCGTTCGACGAGTGGGGCTCGGGGTTCCGGATCGACCGATCGTGGTTCGCGCCCGTGGACCCGACGTGGGTCGCCCTGGTGCGCTCGGACCTGTTCGCGCTCGGCGTCTACGACGGGGCGTCGGTGTCGCTCGTCGACGAGGTCGAATCCGACGTGATGGGGTCGCACTCGAAGGGCGGGTTCTCGCAGGCGCGCTTCGAGCGCCGGCGGGATCAGCAGGTCGACGAGCACCTCGACCGGGCGCGCGAGGCGATCGAGGCTCACGTCGGGACCGACGGCGCGGAATCAGGTGCGGACAGTGCGGAGAAAGCGGGAAAGGCGGGCGCAACAGCCGAGGAGGGCCTCGCCCGCGATCTGATCGTCCTCGGCGAGGGGACGGTTCTCGGTCGGTTCACGGATCTGGCCGACCGGACCGCGACTGTCGACGCCACCGGAGAGCCCGCGGCGGCGCTCGAAAGCGCGGTCCGGGAGTTCTGGACGGTTCGGCTGTCGCTCCTCTGATTCGTCGCCGCCCCGCAGGATCAGGACGGTTAAAACCGCTCTTGCCGTTCACTCACGTATGACTGCCTCATCATCCGAACCCGACGCGGAGCGGGTCGTCGTGCTCGCCCACGAGAAGTTCCCCGAGCGGGCGAAGACGGCCACTGGTGTGCTCAAATACGCGGATTACGACGTCGTCGCCGTCCTCGACCGCGACCGAGCCGGAACGGTCACGACCGACCACCGCGCGGACCTGCCCGAGGTTCCGATCGTCTCCTCGATGGCGGACGCGCCCGACGCCGACACGCTGCTGATCGGAATCTCCCCCATCGGCGGCGAGTTCGACGATTCCTGGCGACCCGACGTTCGGACCGCGATCGAGCGCGGGTGCGACGTCGTCGCGGGCCTCCACTACTTCCTCGCCGATGACGAGGAGTTCACGGCGCTCGCCGAGGAACACGGCGTGGCGCTCCGCGACGTGCGAAAGCCCAAGGAAGACTTGACGGTCGCCGGCGGCCGGAGCGCCGACGTCGACGCCGAGGTGGTGCTGACGGTCGGGACCGACTGCTCGGTCGGGAAGATGACCGTCGCGCTCGAACTCGTCGAGGCCGCCCGCGAGCGCGGCGTCGACGCGGGATTCATCCCGACCGGGCAGACCGGGATTATGATCGCCGGCTGGGGCAACCCGATCGACCGCGTCGTCTCGGATTTCACCGCCGGCGCGGTCGAGGAGATGATCCTCGAGGTCGGCGACGACTACGACGTGC
This portion of the Halobellus litoreus genome encodes:
- a CDS encoding Vms1/Ankzf1 family peptidyl-tRNA hydrolase yields the protein MLDELLGRAELKARIEELEEEKRHLERRAAAEEERRSEAARERQEAEAEVNRLEDKIEGLEERVERLSETDDVDVAFRGTEQLRGDRRDEVLSRLSSFETEPEGALTAMVHEEVPDAVAEALGERSALVRRAAPCLVCVDDAGLVAAALDPPTPPAPFDEWGSGFRIDRSWFAPVDPTWVALVRSDLFALGVYDGASVSLVDEVESDVMGSHSKGGFSQARFERRRDQQVDEHLDRAREAIEAHVGTDGAESGADSAEKAGKAGATAEEGLARDLIVLGEGTVLGRFTDLADRTATVDATGEPAAALESAVREFWTVRLSLL
- a CDS encoding DUF1611 domain-containing protein encodes the protein MTASSSEPDAERVVVLAHEKFPERAKTATGVLKYADYDVVAVLDRDRAGTVTTDHRADLPEVPIVSSMADAPDADTLLIGISPIGGEFDDSWRPDVRTAIERGCDVVAGLHYFLADDEEFTALAEEHGVALRDVRKPKEDLTVAGGRSADVDAEVVLTVGTDCSVGKMTVALELVEAARERGVDAGFIPTGQTGIMIAGWGNPIDRVVSDFTAGAVEEMILEVGDDYDVLFVEGQGSIVHPAYSAVTCGILHGAMPDSMVLCHTAGREAIHGYESFSLPEIDEYVDLYEGLAAPVHEGDIVAGALNTSGIDDDEAAREAVEAYADELGRPATDVVRFDADAVLDSVLGGE